From Oncorhynchus keta strain PuntledgeMale-10-30-2019 chromosome 25, Oket_V2, whole genome shotgun sequence, one genomic window encodes:
- the LOC118357912 gene encoding adenosine receptor A2b-like: MLNDASSVIYIVVELLIAILSVLGNVLVCWAVCLNSNLQNITNFFVVSLAVADIAVGVLGIPFAIVISTGFCSNFYGCLFIACFVLVLTQSSIFSLLAIAIDRYIAITIPLRYNSLVTGQRAKGIIAVCWVLSIIIGLTPMLGWNKSTERPNSTCSPGLMECLFEEVVVMDYMVYFNFFACVLMPLLLMLVIYLQIFMAARHQLKLIELKAVHGGKSHSTLQKEVQAAKSLAIIVGLFAICWLPLHIINCFTLFCPQCARPPLWIIYVAIILSHGNSVVNPFIYAYRIREFRHTFRRIIRRHFLGLHRRELFESGGSTRTSTHNSVCGSVRVKANCLSFDLHTEHNTCSCESHVTPAGAVLTSAPIHNHPLSVISFHNHNVSPPLPQPLIQTQTQPLCHPLQYGDHQQSPKGPEMEEVKDRQDLSPVQVKSLFYKHKTCFTKLSGVS; encoded by the exons ATGCTGAACGATGCTTCCTCTGTCATCTACATTGTGGTGGAACTGCTGATCGCCATACTATCCGTGCTGGGCAATGTGCTGGTCTGCTGGGCCGTCTGCCTCAACAGCAACCTGCAGAACATCACAAACTTCTTTGTGGTGTCGCTGGCGGTGGCAGACATTGCTGTGGGAGTGCTGGGTATCCCCTTCGCCATCGTCATCAGCACTGGCTTCTGCTCCAACTTCTATGGCTGCCTCTTCATTGCTTGTTTTGTGCTGGTGCTCACCCAGAGCTCCATCTTCAGCCTGCTGGCCATCGCCATAGACCGTTACATCGCCATCACAATACCGCTCAG GTACAATAGCCTGGTGACAGGCCAGCGTGCCAAGGGGATCATTGCTGTCTGCTGGGTGCTGTCCATCATCATCGGCCTGACCCCGATGTTGGGCTGGAACAAGTCCACTGAGCGCCCCAACAGCACCTGCTCCCCAGGCCTGATGGAGTGTCTGTTTGAAGAGGTGGTAGTCATGGACTACATGGTCTACTTTAACTTCTTCGCCTGTGTGCTGATGCCTCTGCTGCTCATGCTGGTCATCTACCTGCAGATCTTCATGGCAGCTCGGCATCAGCTGAAGCTCATAGAACTGAAGGCTGTCCACGGGGGGAAGTCCCACTCCACCCTGCAGAAGGAGGTCCAGGCGGCCAAGTCGCTGGCCATCATCGTGGGCCTGTTTGCCATCTGCTGGCTGCCGCTGCACATCATCAACTGCTTCACCCTGTTCTGCCCTCAGTGTGCCCGCCCACCCCTCTGGATAATATACGTGGCCATCATCCTCTCCCACGGCAACTCGGTGGTCAACCCCTTCATCTATGCATACCGCATCCGGGAGTTCCGTCACACCTTCAGGAGGATCATCCGCCGCCACTTCCTGGGCCTCCACCGCCGGGAGCTGTTTGAGAGTGGCGGCAGCACTCGCACCTCCACCCACAACAGTGTCTGTGGCTCAGTGAGGGTTAAGGCCAACTGCCTCAGCTTCGACCTCCACACCGAGCACAACACCTGTAGCTGTGAGAGCCATGTCACACCTGCAGGTGCCGTTCTGACCTCAGCGCCCATTCACAACCACCCTCTTTCTGTGATTAGTTTCCACAATCACAATGTGAGCCCCCCTCTGCCACAGCCTCTCATACAGACCCAGACACAACCCTTATGTCATCCCCTGCAGTATGGGGACCACCAGCAGTCTCCTAAAGGACCGGAGATGGAAGAGGTAAAGGACAGGCAGGATCTCTCCCCTGTCCAGGTCAAATCACTGTTCTATAAACATAAAACCTGTTTCACCAAGCTTTCTGGGGTGTCCTGA